One Vicia villosa cultivar HV-30 ecotype Madison, WI unplaced genomic scaffold, Vvil1.0 ctg.005868F_1_1, whole genome shotgun sequence genomic window carries:
- the LOC131642842 gene encoding uncharacterized protein LOC131642842: protein MAGRNDAAIAAALEAMAQAMQNQPNADENAGSRSLATFQRENPPVFKGTHDPDGALDWLKELERIFRVMDCTPAQKVRYGTHMLAKEADDWWLETLARLEFSGEEVTWNVFRREFLRKYYPEDVRGKKEIEFLELTQGNKSVTEYAAKFTELIKFYPHFDGEGSEFSKCIKFQNGLRSDIKKAVGYQKIRLFSDLVDSCRIFEEDSNAHHKMVSDRRGKNQQSRGKPYDAGKGKQRVIHGQRSSGRDAPARIVCFKCGQPGHKSNACTADARKCFRCGKMGHAMSDCKHKDMVCFTCGEEGHIGSQCPKKKAQSGGKVFALAGTPTTSGDRLIRGNPDE, encoded by the coding sequence atggctgggaggaatgatgctgcgatagctgctgctttggaagcgatggctcaggctatgcagaaccaaccgaatgctgacgagaatgctggatctcgtagtttggcgacattccaaagggagaatccgccggtgttcaagggtacgcatgaccctgatggtgctcttgattggttgaaggagctcgagcgaatcttccgtgttatggattgcactcctgcTCAGAAGGTCAGATATGGCACTCATATGCTAGCtaaggaagctgatgattggtggttgGAGACGCTTGCTAGGTTGGAGTTTTCAGGTGAGGAAGTCACTTGGAATGTGTTCCGTAGGGAATTTTTGAGGAAGTactatcctgaagatgttcggggtaagAAAGAGATAGAATTCCTAGAGTTGACGCAAGGGAACAAGTCCGTGaccgagtatgctgccaagttcacTGAGTTGATTAAGTTCTATCCTCACTTTGATGGCGAAGGTtctgaattttctaagtgcatcaaGTTTCAGAATGGGTTACGCTCGGATATCAAGAAGGCTGTTGGGTACCAAAAGATCCGTTTGTTTTCTGATTTGGTTGACAGTTGTAGGATCTTTGAGGAAGATAGTAATGCTCATCACAAGATGGTTAGTGATAGAAGGGGCAAGAATCAACAAAgccgtgggaaaccgtatgatgccGGTAAAGGGAAACAAAGAGTTATTCATGGTCAGAGGTCTAGTGGGAGAGATGCTCCTGCTAGGAttgtatgcttcaagtgtggtcaaCCTGGTCATAAGAGCAATGCTTGTACTGCTGATGCGAGGAAGTGTTTTAGATGTGGTAAGATGGGACATGCAATGTCTGATTGCAAGCATAAGGACATGGTATGTTTCACGTGTGGCGAAGAGGGACACATTGGTAGCCAGTGTCCAAAGAAGAAGGCACAATCCGGTGGAAAGGTGTTTGCTTTAGCTGGGACTCCTACAACTAGTGGAGACCGACTCATCAGAG